A single genomic interval of Pochonia chlamydosporia 170 chromosome 7, whole genome shotgun sequence harbors:
- a CDS encoding oxidoreductase, short chain dehydrogenase/reductase family (similar to Metarhizium acridum CQMa 102 XP_007810611.1) translates to MASQSHLSEREALTKRTIPFMTLAQGDDAKYTINTPTNNLTRDSAAGRFSISGNAIITGGTGAIGLKTARALLQHGLSGLMLFDLNISASKDSIQALQSEFPDTKIEALPVDVTDENQVSTSVAETVTRLGSVDILICFAGIVGCEHALDMPASQFRKIIDVNTTGTFLCAQAAARQMVKQGTGGRIVLTASISAHRVNYPQPQVAYNVSKAAVVMLKSSLAAEWARYGITVNSVSPGYMDTVLNEGDGLADARRSWCERNPFGRMGLPEEVAGVVVMLVSRAGSYMNGADIICDGGGVVF, encoded by the coding sequence ATGGCCTCACAATCACACCTCTCCGAGCGCGAAGCTCTCACCAAACGCACCATCCCCTTCATGACGCTCGCCCAAGGCGACGACGCCAAATacaccatcaacacaccCACCAACAATCTCACCCGCGACTCAGCAGCCGGCCGCTTCAGCATATCCGGCAACGCCATAATAACAGGCGGCACCGGAGCAATCGGCCTCAAAACTGCACGCGCCCTCCTCCAGCACGGCCTATCGGGCCTCATGCTGTTCGACCTCAACATCTCCGCCAGCAAAGACAGCATCCAAGCCCTGCAGTCAGAATTCCCCGACACCAAAATTGAGGCACTCCCCGTGGATGTCACCGATGAAAACCAAGTATCTACCTCTGTCGCCGAGACCGTCACCCGCCTCGGCTCCGTTGACATACTCATCTGCTTCGCCGGCATCGTGGGCTGCGAACACGCCCTCGACATGCCGGCGTCGCAGTTCCGCAAAATCATCGACGTCAACACCACGGGCACGTTTCTATGCGCCCAAGCCGCAGCCCGTCAAATGGTCAAGCAAGGTACGGGAGGGAGGATTGTGCTCACCGCGTCTATTTCAGCGCACAGGGTCAACTATCCCCAGCCGCAGGTTGCGTATAACGTGAGCAAGGCGGCGGTTGTGATGCTCAAGAGCTCGCTGGCGGCGGAGTGGGCGAGATATGGGATCACGGTGAATAGCGTGAGCCCCGGGTACATGGATACGGTGCTGAATGAGGGTGATGGGCTGGCGGACGCGAGGAGGTCGTGGTGTGAGAGGAATCCGTTTGGGAGGATGGGATTGccggaggaggtggcgggCGTGGTGGTCATGTTGGTGAGCAGGGCGGGCTCTTATATGAATGGGGCGGATATCATTTGCGATGGGGGCGGCGTGGTGTTTTGA